The following are from one region of the Actinopolyspora halophila DSM 43834 genome:
- a CDS encoding gamma carbonic anhydrase family protein: MYAVEINGTAPRIAEDSWAAHGSTLAGSVTLSSGVSVWYGSVVRADGDRISIGGYSNIQDGCVLHADPGFPVTIGEHVSVGHRAVLHGCTVEDEVLVGMSATVLNGAHIGTGTLVAAGTVILEGTEIPPNSLVAGVPGKVRRETSAEERELVKANAEHYLELKRQHEQAPEAHSR; this comes from the coding sequence ATGTACGCGGTGGAGATCAACGGGACCGCTCCGCGGATCGCGGAGGACTCCTGGGCAGCCCACGGGTCCACTTTGGCCGGCTCCGTCACGCTCTCCTCGGGAGTCAGCGTCTGGTACGGCTCGGTCGTGCGCGCCGACGGGGATCGCATCTCCATCGGCGGGTACAGCAACATCCAGGACGGCTGCGTGCTGCACGCCGATCCGGGGTTCCCGGTGACCATCGGCGAGCACGTCTCGGTGGGGCACCGGGCCGTGCTCCACGGGTGCACCGTCGAGGACGAGGTGCTGGTCGGGATGAGCGCGACGGTACTCAACGGTGCCCACATCGGAACGGGCACTCTCGTCGCGGCCGGAACCGTGATTCTCGAGGGCACGGAAATCCCACCGAATTCGCTGGTCGCGGGTGTGCCGGGCAAGGTGCGCCGGGAGACCTCCGCCGAGGAACGCGAACTCGTGAAGGCCAACGCCGAGCACTACCTGGAGCTGAAGAGACAGCACGAACAAGCTCCCGAGGCCCATTCCCGTTGA
- a CDS encoding IclR family transcriptional regulator domain-containing protein: protein MVSDAGRAGERPEKETVVGKLVDLLAAFSPRRPELTLSEMARFSGLATTTVHRLAGELTERGLLERGSDRRYRIGLALFEIAALAPRGPGLREVALPFMEDLYEVTRENVQLAVRTGDEMVFVERIAGRSSVGVRTRIGGRFPMPPTGVGLVLLAHAPAGVQQRVLEAPLARYTPYTLTDPESLRNTLAEVRRTGVAISDRQVTSDAVSVAVPVHDDHEVVAALSVVQRFGDARPSSLTPAVRAAALGMSRSLSAAGSAPAGR from the coding sequence ATGGTGTCCGACGCGGGAAGAGCCGGCGAAAGACCGGAAAAAGAAACCGTCGTGGGTAAACTGGTCGATCTGCTGGCGGCGTTCTCGCCCCGGCGCCCGGAACTGACCCTCAGCGAGATGGCCCGCTTCTCCGGGCTGGCCACGACGACCGTGCACCGACTGGCCGGTGAACTAACCGAACGTGGGCTCCTGGAACGGGGTTCGGACCGCAGGTACCGCATAGGTCTGGCCCTGTTCGAGATAGCGGCGCTCGCTCCGCGCGGCCCGGGACTGCGCGAGGTGGCACTGCCGTTCATGGAGGACCTGTACGAGGTGACCAGGGAGAACGTCCAGCTCGCTGTGCGAACGGGCGACGAGATGGTCTTCGTCGAGCGGATCGCCGGACGTTCCTCGGTCGGGGTCCGCACCCGTATCGGCGGGCGTTTTCCGATGCCGCCCACCGGGGTGGGGTTGGTGCTGCTCGCGCACGCCCCAGCCGGTGTCCAGCAACGCGTGCTGGAAGCGCCGTTGGCGCGGTACACGCCGTACACGCTCACCGACCCGGAATCGCTGCGCAACACCTTGGCCGAGGTGCGCCGCACCGGCGTGGCGATCAGTGACCGCCAGGTGACCTCGGACGCGGTGTCGGTGGCCGTCCCGGTTCACGACGACCACGAGGTGGTGGCCGCCCTGTCCGTGGTCCAACGTTTCGGGGATGCCCGGCCGAGTTCCCTCACCCCGGCTGTACGGGCCGCCGCGCTGGGGATGTCCCGCTCGCTCTCCGCAGCGGGCAGTGCTCCAGCCGGACGCTGA